A window of Conger conger chromosome 13, fConCon1.1, whole genome shotgun sequence contains these coding sequences:
- the kcnj13 gene encoding inward rectifier potassium channel 13 yields MGAVSKASSPLIGQRRRRLVSKDGHCSLRGAGARGGAGAWLLYAQDMWGTLVAMRWRWVLLAFCASFLAHWLLFACLWYLLAHLNGDLQVDHDRPPAGHVVCVKYITSFTAAFSFSLETQLTIGYGTMFPSGDCPSAIALLAVQMLLGLMLEAVITGAFVAKIAMAKKRASVIQFSPSAVVGQHEGEPCLMFGATNMLQRPLLDVHVRAVLYQDRGDQNLHQTSVQFHLDHLGGLPCPFFIFPLTFYHPLDRHSPLYAALRDGDPAHFELVVFLSASQEGTGQSCQKRTSYLRGEIELDHRFAGTLRLDGQGHYKVNMGNFGKVLPDPVHTKEFVVQINGDGNDKKE; encoded by the exons ATGGGTGCCGTCAGCAAGGCATCCTCGCCTCTCATTGGCCAGCGCCGGCGGCGGTTGGTGAGCAAGGATGGTCACTGCAGCCTGCGGGGCGCGGGGgcgcggggcggggccggggcctgGCTGCTGTACGCCCAGGACATGTGGGGCACGCTGGTGGCCATGCGCTGGCGCTGGGTGCTGCTGGCCTTCTGCGCCTCCTTCCTGGCGCACTGGCTGCTGTTTGCCTGCCTGTGGTACCTGCTGGCCCACCTCAACGGCGACCTGCAGGTGGACCACGACCGGCCGCCCGCCGGCCACGTGGTGTGCGTCAAATACATCACCAGCTTCACCGccgccttctccttctcgctGGAGACCCAGCTGACCATCGGCTACGGCACCATGTTCCCCAGCGGGGACTGCCCCAGCGCCATCGCCCTGCTGGCCGTGCAGATGCTCCTGGGCCTCATGCTGGAGGCCGTCATCACAG GCGCCTTTGTGGCGAAGATCGCCATGGCGAAGAAGCGGGCGAGTGTGATCCAGTTCAGCCCGTCTGCCGTGGTGGGGCAGCACGAGGGCGAGCCCTGCCTGATGTTCGGCGCCACCAACATGCtgcagcgccctctgctggacgTGCACGTCAGGGCGGTGCTGTACCAGGACCGGGGGGACCAGAACCTGCACCAGACGAGCGTGCAGTTCCACCTGGACCACCTGGGCGGCCTCCCCTGCCCGTTCTTCATCTTCCCCCTGACGTTCTACCACCCGCTGGACCGGCACAGCCCGCTCTACGCGGCCCTGCGGGACGGCGACCCGGCCCACTTCGAGCTGGTGGTCTTCCTGTCCGCCTCCCAGGAGGGCACTGGCCAGAGCTGCCAGAAGAGGACTTCGTACCTGCGCGGGGAGATCGAGCTGGACCACCGATTCGCCGGCACGCTGAGGCTGGACGGCCAGGGGCACTACAAGGTCAACATGGGCAACTTCGGGAAGGTCCTGCCCGACCCCGTGCACACCAAGGAGTTTGTGGTGCAGATCAACGGAGACGGGAACGACAAAAAGGAATAG